In Corynebacterium guangdongense, one DNA window encodes the following:
- a CDS encoding CNNM domain-containing protein, with protein sequence MVTWYIALPATVLIIAASAFFVVIEFSLLSARRHRLEEQAETSRSARAGLRGLNELTIMLAGAQLGITAATFALGAITEPWVHHLLLDLFGAVEFVGALANVLAFALALFVVTFLHLVIGEMAPKSWAIAHPEPALRIVAVPARWFVTVFRPLLLGINSTANRLVRAAGEEPVDRAAAKGYDAETLHHLVGHSADTGTLDRGSAREIQGVIRLKLTPVGEAVAEYGSPVEVLPSGATVADVQRRARDLGSLRVLLDDPDSGLPVVVHVRDTVTLAPQIPARGVATTPLMLEAGTEVQELLDAMREHNEQLALVVDEPGELMGVLTWDDIMNRLWPEIQRVTGAEESPAQEANQEAN encoded by the coding sequence ATGGTCACCTGGTACATCGCCCTGCCCGCGACCGTCCTCATCATCGCCGCGAGCGCCTTCTTCGTGGTCATCGAGTTCTCGCTGCTCTCCGCCCGCCGGCACCGCCTGGAGGAGCAGGCCGAGACCTCCCGCTCCGCCCGGGCCGGCCTGCGCGGCCTCAACGAGTTGACCATCATGCTGGCCGGCGCGCAGCTGGGCATCACCGCAGCCACCTTCGCCCTCGGCGCGATCACCGAGCCGTGGGTGCACCACCTGCTGCTCGACCTCTTCGGCGCCGTCGAGTTCGTCGGCGCCCTGGCCAACGTCCTCGCCTTCGCGCTGGCGCTGTTCGTCGTGACCTTCCTGCACCTGGTCATCGGGGAAATGGCGCCGAAGTCGTGGGCCATCGCCCACCCCGAGCCCGCGCTGAGGATCGTGGCGGTGCCGGCCCGCTGGTTCGTCACCGTCTTCCGGCCGCTGCTGCTGGGGATCAACAGCACCGCCAACCGGCTGGTGCGCGCCGCCGGCGAGGAACCGGTCGACCGGGCGGCGGCGAAGGGCTACGACGCGGAGACGCTGCACCACCTGGTCGGCCACTCCGCGGACACGGGCACCCTGGACCGGGGCTCCGCCCGGGAAATCCAGGGCGTGATCAGGCTCAAGCTCACCCCCGTGGGCGAGGCCGTCGCCGAGTACGGCTCACCCGTCGAGGTGCTGCCGTCCGGGGCCACCGTCGCCGACGTCCAGCGCCGCGCCCGCGACCTGGGGTCGCTGCGTGTCCTGCTCGACGACCCGGACTCCGGGCTGCCGGTGGTGGTCCACGTTCGCGACACCGTCACGCTGGCCCCGCAGATCCCGGCCCGCGGGGTCGCCACGACACCGCTCATGCTCGAGGCCGGCACCGAGGTCCAGGAGCTTCTCGACGCCATGCGCGAGCACAACGAGCAGCTGGCGCTGGTCGTCGACGAGCCGGGCGAGCTGATGGGGGTGCTGACCTGGGACGACATCATGAACCGCCTGTGGCCGGAGATCCAGCGGGTCACCGGCGCGGAGGAAAGTCCCGCCCAGGAGGCGAACCAAGAGGCGAACTAG